One Scophthalmus maximus strain ysfricsl-2021 chromosome 1, ASM2237912v1, whole genome shotgun sequence genomic region harbors:
- the dhdds gene encoding dehydrodolichyl diphosphate synthase complex subunit DHDDS, translated as MSWIREGELNLIEKISANVLKAGPMPKHVAFIMDGNRRFARKKNMGRQEGHMQGFNKLAETLRWCKHLNIPEVTVYAFSIENFKRTKDEVDGLMELAKQKFERLLEERDNLEKHGVCIRVLGDLNMLPLDLQQVIAKAVLTTRVHNKCFLNVCFSYTSRYEITNAVREMAWGVEQGLIKASDVSEPLLSECLYSNNSPNPDLLIRTSGEVRLSDFLLWQTSHSCLVFQSVLWPEYSFWNLCEAILQYQLNHKSIQKARDLHREHQASLQLEADRACVAEHLQHHGNGKPLDAQRRQEALLHYTACREERVQDFLESLKHKRDSYFNNLCSEAVLA; from the exons ATGTCGTGGATAAGGGAAGGGGAATTAAACCTGATCGAAAAGATCTCAGCCAATGTCCTGAAG GCTGGACCCATGCCAAAACACGTGGCCTTCATCATGGACGGTAACCGCCGCTTTGCACGGAAGAAAAACATGGGACGCCAGGAAGGGCATATGCAGGGCTTCAACAAACTAGCTGAG ACGCTACGTTGGTGTAAGCATCTCAACATCCCAGAGGTGACGGTGTATGCCTTCAGCATCGAGAACTTCAAGCGCACTAAAGATGAGGTGGATGGACTGATGGAGCTGGCCAAGCAGAAATTTGAAAGGCTGCTGGAGGAACG ggatAATCTGGAGAAGCACGGTGTGTGCATCCGGGTACTGGGCGACTTGAATATGCTGCCCCTTGACCTCCAGCAGGTGATCGCTAAAGCTGTGCTCACAACCAGGGTTCACAATAA ATGTTtcctgaatgtgtgtttttcctacACGTCAAGATATGAAATCACTAATGCGGTCAGAGAGATGGCTTGGGGAGTGGAGCAAGGCTTAATCAAAGCAAG TGATGTTTCGGAGCCGTTGCTAAGTGAGTGTCTGTACAGCAATAATTCTCCCAATCCCGATCTGCTCATCCGCACCTCAGGTGAGGTGCGCCTCAGCGACTTTCTTCTTTGGCAG ACTTCCCACTCCTGTCTGGTGTTTCAATCTGTTCTGTGGCCGGAGTATTCATTCTGGAACCTGTGTGAAGCCATTCTCCAGTATCAATTAAATCACAAGTCCATTCAG AAAGCCAGAGACCTGCACCGAGAGCACCAGGCCTCGCTGCAGCTCGAGGCAGACCGTGCCTGTGTGGCAGAGCACCTGCAGCATCACGGGAACGGAAAACCTCTCGACGCCCAGAGAAGACAAGAGGCACTGCTGCACTACACCGCCTGCCGGGAAGAACGAGTCCAGGACTTCCTAGAATCGCTGAAGCACAAGAGAGACTCTTACTTTAATAACTTATGCAGTGAGGCAGTCTTGGCGTAG